From the Hoplias malabaricus isolate fHopMal1 chromosome 13, fHopMal1.hap1, whole genome shotgun sequence genome, the window TCAAACCCTAATCTGCTGAATAGAGGGCAGCAGTTTTATCCTGTTAACCTGGATCAGTTcagaaacttttttttccccaatcaAACCTTTAAGAAGAACATAAACCATCCAATATCAGTTTAGTTTTATCCTGtcaatatatttacattcattatcaCAGTACACAGATGGAAAACAGGATTTTTCCAATACAATtcattacaatatatatatatatatatatatgggcatACACAGATACTTtcaatatatatacaaacaaacacacacacacacagtcacaccactCATGacctcaaagaaaaaaaatattaataagaaaGGACAATGTAAAGCttccgggcggcacggtggtgcagcaggtagtgtcgcagtcacacagctccaggtaggtggattggccactcaaaaagtttccgtaggtgtgagtgtgtgagtgaatgtgtgtgtgtgtgtctgtgttgccctgtgaaggactggcgccccctccagggtgtattcgagccttgcgcccaatgattccaggtaggctctggacccaccgcaaccctgaactggataagcggttacagataatgaatgaatgaatgaatgtaaagctTCCTATGTGTTGATGATCTGATATGATCTGTTAATTTGCCCTGGTGTAGTTAGATTAGGTTTTGTCTGATCTGATTTTGGTTTGGTCTGATTTGTTTGTTGTGGTTTGATCaggtttggtttgatttggttTCATTGTTTTGTCTGGTTTGAAATGATTTGTTTGGCATAATTAGGTTTTGTTTGATCTGATCTGGATTGGTCTGTTTAGGTGTGGTTTGTTTGATTTGGTTTGACCTTGTCTGGTTTGAATTGAATTGGCTGGGTATGATCTGTTGTGGTTTGGTTTGCTGTTGTTTGAATCAAGCTGGTCTGATCTAGTTTCTTTTGGTCTGCTCTGGCCTGTATCGTTTCATTTGATTCAGTTTGTTTTGTCCTGGTTTGTCCAGGTTTCATCTGATCTTGTCTTTTCCAGTTTGTTCCAATTTTGTTGTGCGTTCTCTAGTGCAGATGAGATGGATGTAGGTTACCCACAGTGGAACGTGACAGAAGCATCGTCATAGGCATTGTTAATGAAGGGACTGGGGTGTAAATATAAAGTGCGTGTTTCCAAAATTGTAGTTTTGAGTTGAGCTGAGGACATGTTTCACTGGTTCAGACACACTAGACTGGTGAGTAAACCCAATTGCTAGGTCCCCAGGTGTAAATTTAGTGAGTCATTCCATTATAGATTGGAGCCAAATGGACGTGATAGTCTGACATTCTTTCATGTCGAGTAATCACAGAGTCCATCATTCCAGTACTGCATACTGCAATACTAATATGCACAAACAGATAACAAATGTTTTCTCCACCTTAATTTTACCTATATTTCTTGTATCGAATAAGACTGTGAAGTAGAACCTCATCATGCTAATGTAGTGACTGAGGGGCTTGTGGAAACATGGCGATTCATGAAAAACATTAGACCTTCTGATGACAGTTTTTTAACAACAAATTACatggatttaaaaagaaaatgtattaagAGACATCTTTGAGAGACAGGGTAGATGTTATGATTGACAGATAGAGAAAACAAGTTAACAATTTTGTGTAAAACTACTGGTTACTACTGTTTAACTAATGTTATTGTGAAATAAATCAGTGCCATATGGTGGAAAGCAAAATTCAACAAATTACACACATTAGATATTGTTCTAAAACAAATCCGAcataaaaaatatgttaatgaAATGTTCAGAGTGGGTGTTTGATTCAGTTCTTTTAAGAATGAAAAACACTCCGATATGTTGAACCACGCAGTGACTCAGTAGTGTATATGTCTACTTTGAACATGCGTCTTTTAACGGCAGTAAAGTTTATGTAATGTTTACAGTTATTTTGTAAGTGCATTCTCTTTGGGTGTGGCTGTAAAAGTGTTGTTTCGcagtacactgtgtgtgttttcttgatgggagtgtgtttgtgtatgtgtgtttagcGAATAGGGGCCTTCAGAGCTGCATCCACCTCCTCCTCAGGCTGAAGAGTGTGCCACTGGGCGACAGGTCGTCGGGGATTGGCCAGCATGTCTGACCAGTGCCGCAAACCCACTCCGCTGGCTCCATAACCAATCCAGCACTTCCCAATAGCATCATTACTGCCCAGTTTGTCATAGTCATACACCGTGATCAGCACCTGGATCTtctacagagacacagggaacaGACAGTGTGTAAGAACTGGGATAATTACACGTATCACAAACGTTACTCAGTGGCTTCAACTTGTTCCTCCATTACTGTGTATTCTGACCAGGTGGGTGTGCTGTAATGACCTCTCTTTGTGTTTATGTAGGCTACAGCTGTCAACCATCAATACCTGACTTTAGGAGAGAAAGGAGCAATCTGTCCTgtttttaccacagaaaatgAGCAAAAgttacttttatatttttctataaACTGTAACTCACATTAGAGAAAGAATCAAAGTGTTTTGTAGTGTCTGAATAAACTAGTTTATGCTTCATAGAATGGGTCTCCTGGAGTGTCTCCTGGAATGGAGTGGAGACAGCCATGATGAAAATAGCCATGTAGTACAGACTTTACGATGCATCCAGGTCACTGGGTGGCAGTATAAAGGAGGTTTCATAAAGTGGGGAAGAATCATTGGAGGAAATGACATACTCACAGCTTGAAGATTCAATACAACACTGATGGATTCAACCATGGTTCACCTGTATCTGAGCGAAGGGTATCTCAAAGCTGAAGCTTTCATTGAAGTAGGGGTTCAGTGTGTTCTGTTTAACTGTAGTCTTCTTTTTCTTGAGACGCTTCCCATTGTGCTGCAGAACCACCTTTACAAATGGATCTATGAGAAGGAAGAACAATAACCTATGCTAATCTTTTTCTAATTAGAGCAAGGATACATTTTACAGGCATAAAAATACCACCAAGATGAGGAAAACACATACAACACCAAACTCCCGCTTATGAAGAACTTGAAAATTAATTGAGAATCTAAACTGGGTATATTTCCCACCATTCAGAAAATTTAAGTTGATGTTTAGGTGATTGGCAAGTGATCTAATGGTGCCCTAACCAAAACAGACCTGGGGACCTAGACCCTCTAATGCTGAGTAGAGGAAGCATTCCTTACTCCTTGCAACTGAGACTAGGAGTTAGTAGAGTGAAtgtagaccaaaaaaaaaaaattaaaaaaaaaaaaaaaaaaaaaaaaggagggacAAAATCTGTAAAGCAGGCTCAGCCCAGTGTTCAAAGCACCATCAGACAGCACAACATTTTGCTCTAGTTTGATTCCTATTAAACTACCAGACATAACTAACAAATTTTGGGTGGTTCCTAAGAAACAAAATTGAGAAACATGGCTTTGGAAAACAGAGCAGCACTGACCTGATAAACCACCCACATCCATCTTCTTCAGGTTCTTAGCTTCCATCACACAGACAGTGAGCTTCCCGGAGGTGGGGACGTATCGCAGGGAGATACAGATGTCACCTAGCTTCTCTTGCTGTTAGAGATAGAAGTATTGGTCTAGTGAATCTCAGAGACTTTGTCCCATTGTACCACTCACCTCTACAGCTTAGATACAATTAAATAATTCTAAAGTTATGTAGCACCATGTGACCTGAAGAGCACATGGTATGACTGAAGAGGTTGGGATCCAGTAGCTGAAGGTAGAGCTTCTCAATCCAAGCTTGCAAGCAGTTTCCTCTAACTTCCTCTAAAAAATCCCTAAGAGTCTGTGCTAAACAGACATACTGCACTAAAACAGACATACTTTGGACGGGATACTTATGGATTgaatcaatttcagattctaagACAGTGTTTCCAAAACACTGTCTTAAATTTTCTCAAACACATCTTAAATTCCAGCTTGTACTGCTCTGTCATGTGCCCAGGACTTGAACCAGAAACCAACGGCCTAAGGCAGAGATTCTTAGCCCAAACCTAGAATGATCTAGAATAGTCAACATTTTTCAAGGGTTTCATGTTAAAGAGTTCCCTAGTTCATCACACCTGTTTCAGGTGTATTGGAAGAGTGTTATACTAGATGGGAAACCAGCAAACCAAATTAACAATTGTGGCCTGGTACACCTTTGACACAATCAAACACACCTGATCAACTTATCAGCTCATACAGAAACCCTTCCTGAAATGCAGCTGGAGTCATATTTGCAGGCAAGTGGTACACTCAGTCTAGAGTGGGAGCAACAGCTAAAGGAGGCTGGAAAGATTTCTAGATTAGCCTTacctcttctttctctcctcctacCAGATCCCTCCACTCATGGATAGGCTGTCCCAGGTCAATGCTGTTCATGGGAATCTTGATCTCTCCAATCACATCGTGTTTACCAAAGCGGTCAAAGTCAAACACTTGCAAGACCAAGGTCTGTCCAGCCAGGTCATTGAAAGGGATCTGAGGAGAGATTACAGGAGAAAGGAAGCATCTTGAAGTATGGAAAGCATAGgcaaaaaatcatttttaactTAATaatctcttcttcttctccttcttcttcttcttcttcttcttcttcttcttcttcttcttcttattattattattattatataataagggcagccttggcctaatggttagagaccgggcttggtaccggaGGGTTGCCATCCAtgactgaagtgtccttgaACAAGGCACTGAACACCCAAATGCTCCCAGggcactggggatggctgcccgccgATCTAGGcatgtgttcacagcccctagtgcactagtgtgtgtgtgtgttcactgccacagatgggttaaatgcagaagacacatttcattatatgttgaataatgacaaataattgcacattattattagattattattattattattttacagaacTACTATAAATCACAATATAAAGGGCAGGTTCTTAGGAATTAGAggacaaacagaaatgtgtgcaCACCTTGAATATAAACGTTTCATTGAAAACCGGACACAAGTTCTTGCGCTGGACTTTGGTCTCAAACTTTTTCTTCTTGTCAGGGAGCATGTACACTTTGACATAAGGGTCAGACGTTCCACCAATGTCCATAGCAGGCAGGTCCTGAGCTTGCAGGACACCAACGATGAGCTGTGACAGAAAAGAAAGCCAATGTTTATGACCATATACACAAAATCCAAGGTTAGTTTAAACTTAACGAAGCAGTAGCTTATAGTCTCCATTGATTCTTCGTTGCATTATGAAACAGTCGTTTTACAGACAGCTAGTGGTCTAAATGTATCCTATTATAatcctattttaaacatggctgcccccatgtaGGGGACACACTCTTTGAAGCAGCATCTGGTTAATTTATGAGTTACAAAGCAATCTGATTCTGCATTTTATGAGTTGTACctcttaaaaattaaatgtaatgatGAATCACTATCATAAATATCAATTGCTTTCATTTTGGTGGTGGAAACTGATTGGCTGGTTGAATGTTTAACCAAAAAACTTATGATCATATATAAGACAAACATTGGAGGGTAAAATTAAGAACCAATTAGACTTCACTCATCAAGAATTTAGTGTCACTGCGGACCTCTAAATGGAGGGAATAGAGCTCATAATGAAAAGCCATATACTTAAAGCAGGTCATATAACGTTTGGCCACTCTCCACTTTTtctccacacacatacacactcacacacctgatTTTCAGTGAAGTTGTAGTCCAGAGTGTATTCCAATTTGCCAAAGGATTCTTGCTCTTTTTCCTCACCCTCTTCTGGTTTAACCTCCTCCTGAAAGAATGACATTAGGAAAAGATTCTGTTAAGTTTTATCCCCTATTTTCCTCAGTTGACATCAGACCTGCCACCGACTCACAACACATTTGTCCTTGATCTGTTCTACCCCCTGGGTTCAGCCCTTCATTTATCTCCCCATCCTTTCTCACCGttccctcctctccctctccctcctttttcCTCCGCCGCCGTCCTCCCTTCCTCTCACGAACTTTCTTGGCTTTCTTCTTTCCAAAACACTTCTTATAGATGCAGAAAGCAAAGCAGCCCACCAGAGCAAGGACCACCACCACGATTGCCCCGATCGCCCACATgggcactgagagagagagaaagagaaagagagttaaaacatgactgggtgtgtgaataGATGGTTGTATGAATAAATGGATGGATAAATGGGTAAACTGATGAACAGTCAAGTAGATGGACAAATGAGACAATTTATGGAaagacagatgaatgaatgaatggatgtatgGATTCATTAAAGGTTAGTGGATGGGcagatggatggagggatggtgGCAGGAAGTGAAATGGGTAGTAAAAAAGAAGGGATAAAAAGGGTGTTAATGGTACTGATGACTTACATTTGATCTTATggtctgtgatggagggatggaAAGGATGAagtaaaaagagaagagagagagatgtcatGAGGACACTGCTGGAAAAGATTCTCACAGAAAAGAATGAGTGCTTTAACCTTTTAGTGGAAAAACATTTCCACTAAAACCTAACATTTTAGAACAATATGTTCAAACTCTCATCTGCAGCAGTGTTTatatcagtgtttcactgaaaagagtgaCCCCAAACTTCTGACCCCTGGTGTAACTCCTGACCTGACTAGTGTTTGTGTCCAGAGCTTGTGGCCTGCTGCACGATGGCAggtgtgtgattttgtgtgaAGACTATGCCCATGTTGAAGTGTCTCTACCATAGCCGAGGTGTTGTGAGTGTACCCGGACTCACTGGGCAGATGTCCGAGCTCATTGAAGAACTTGTTCTTCATGTTCATAAAGTTGTGGGCatggtgaggaggaggaggaggaggaggcgggGCAGGGGCCGGCTCTGACTCTGGCTCCGCCGCCCTCCGTCCTCGCTGCTGAACACTGACCAATCGCATCGCTGATCACCTGCACggtcagaacacacaacacatatCAACAACACAGGGCAATCAATCAGGAAACAAAACACTGtcagatttacattttttacaataACAAACTCCAGTTTCTTAAactacagtgtgttattgtgttctGCTTACAATTATGGGAACAGACGTAAAAcataaacatgcttttattgtcAACGCACAAGGGATGACAAAGTCTGAGCCATGGCAGGACACGGGCACACATAATCTTGTAGCTGGGAGAGTAGGACATTGTGGGTAGCTTGTGTGTGAAATGTTGAGCTACTAGGGAGCAATGAGGAGTGAAAGTGGGAGGGGTGAATATGTCTCTTTACATAGACTGTATTCAGATCAAACAGATATTTGTAGCATACATGTGGTCTCACATGCCTTAACATTTTTTGCAGTAGATTAAGAGATGAAGTTCCCCAGTGGTCATACACTGGTCCAGCACATAATGAGTTAATGAGTTCAGTCAGGGGTGTTaggaacacacaaaaaaaatctaaagtGTATTGTAGTGCCCCCTGGACAAACTTTCAGAGCCCAGATATTTTCAGTTGCCTCAAGCTATCGTCCTGAGTCATCTGACACTGACATCATCAGCACAAGAACAAAGTTCATTACACTGCCCTCAGCACACACACGTAGAAATGTGTAATCTTTCAGTTCACATTAGCACTCTCACGCTCCCCTCTGCAGCACTGTCCTCACACTCGCAACAGACATGTAACGAGATTAATTGTCGAAGTTAATCCACAAATCCCGAGGCTTAAGTAAATTAGGAACAGGACAGGCCCTCGGCCCCTCCTCCTGCTTATGTTCACTAATCCATCCACAGCCCCACCCTCAGGCCTCAGAATCCACAGTCTGACTTTTAGGCACTTTGTTACATTTATAGTGTAACTTTTAGCTGACGATAAATCCAGGATTTACATCTCTTCATAAGAGTGATGCTTTTTAATCAACAACACTGTGCGTCCTTGTTTACACTATGGATCAtattatacactgatcagccataacattaaaatggccTCCTTATATccgcactcactgtccattctctcagctccactgaccacacaggagcactctgcagttctacaaatacagagggtagtccatctgttgcttcacatactttgttagcccccctGTCACTCTGCAATTTGGTGACACACCAAtggacatggtggtggtgtgtggatCAGACGGAGCAGCAGAGCTTtaaaagccctcagtgtcactgctggaattAAAATAGCCCATCGACTGAAAATATCCATCcaaaagtgtcctgtgtccacgtaTGAAGggcgaccaacacacactgtgcagcgacagatgagctgttgcctttgactttacatctacaaggtggaccaatgaggtaggcgTGTCTCTCAGAGTGGACAGCCTTGCTCTGTGCCAATGCTCACTGCTGACTCAGGGGATGAAGCTAATGGGTGGTCTTGGGGTTCAGAAACTTCATCACATTTGCCCCACTCCCTCTCCCATTAGATTTCACAcaataatattagaaatatatcGCAACAATAAAGCAGCAGCTAAATATGAAGCTAATACCTTGTTATTGCAAAGCACAGAACAACACCATGGATTGATGTGAGACTCAAGCTGACTCTAGCAGTAACAGTATAGTGACCAATGTACTGTCATATTGGTGACCAAGGTTCAATTCCCAGTTCCGGCAGCCCTGCAGATATTCCACACTTCCCTGGGAAAGACTTCAGCTTGATTGGAGTGGATTAAATGGACTAATTGATGTCTGTCGTATATAAATTCAGGTTGCCAGATGATTTCTCCCTTGAGCCTGCGAATGTTGAGGGCTGTGAATGTTGCGAGAGTTTGGAGTTTGTAAGCAGAAGTAATAGGCTTTCTGATTCTAGCCATCAGTAGAGGTGGTTCTCAGCAGTGCCTTGGCCTAAGGTCAGTTTATCCCACAGCCATATGGACCGAGCATACTGAAGCAGAATGTAAACATTATGGTCAAGTAAAAGAGATCAGGGGAAGAGGGCGGCTAGATTAGGAGGAAGGTTTATGTCCCTGGGTAACCACGGGAGCTTCACAAAGTGGGTTAAATGGATCATGTTCACTATTCTCTTATTTGTATTTCCTGTGAGATCTAATCCTGTGGCATAGTATGAGTTTATGTTCTAGCTCCCATATCTCTTCTTAACTGACCATTATTCATTTCTGTGCTATTTCACCTTTAAAGCGATAAAGGTATAAGTGCTGTGTCCTAAATGGATGCCCTCTATTGTGATATAAGTGCGGAAACAATGCTTTTAACTTCAGCGTCAGTGAGCGGAGCTGTGTAGAATAAATgccaaacagaaataaaaactgtaggccaaaacagtgaaaatcaacggatttttatgacatcacaaaaacagtgATTCCAAATGAGCTAAAATTTCAAAGTTTTCGTATGTTTTGAAACTTTAAATGTAGAATGTGCATCCTACATCAAacactttcatctgaaaaatgattttaaaatgtatttgactCCACCCACAACATTAGCTACGTCACTGGACTGGGACTGCTCTGTTGCCAAACATTTTCCTGCACACTTGCTTGCTactttgtttatgtacatgttagTGCAGGCAGCTGTTTTGTATCATGTACAGATATCTGTGTAAGGATTTTAAATCACCTGAAGCCCAACGTTCCTGCTACTGCTATAGAGCCCCTCCTTTAATGAATGGATATTGAACacccatttaaaggaacactgggtagtaTTATTAGCTTAACATTAGCATAAAGTTTAAAGCCCCATTGTAATCTATATCAGTGCTAATAGAATGTCTAATTGCCCAGATCACTTGGTCAGAACTAACTGTTGTAAAATAACCATTTAACAACTTCTAAGCACTGACATGCCCATAGTGAGTACACAAGTAAAACACACTGTCAGTTTATTAGGGGCTAATAAATGtaacaaatattttataataacaataatatgacCCTAATTACACctgtatttgcatttatttgtcctttgttttataatgaatcTCTGCAGCATCCAGTTTGAGGAACACAGATCAGTTTGATATTAGTTATTCTCAGTCATtttatgtgtttgtatttgcatCTATCTGTCCTTCTTGACTTTGGAGAAGGATGAAATGAGTCACGTGTCTGTGAAGAGGTGGACAGCTGCTGGACGAGGAGCACTGGGTCAAACAGGGTTTTTCAATCATCCTGCTTTGAGTCCACCCCCAGCTAAAAGGGCTAAATTTTGAGGATTACCAAAACCACAGACTATGtaagagtaaaaaaaataataataaaataaatgaaatgaatgaggAAGGAGGGGGAGGACTGCAGGACGCAGACACTAAAGACCGGTGAGCTCTTTACGCAGAGATTTACTCAGAAAGCTCCACACAGGATGCACAGGTAAAGGCCAGGTCAACTAAAAGATGTTTATGACTCCACTCATTGAATAAAGACCGGAGTAACCAAAGTTTATCTGTCGCGCAAATGTCCAAGAACACACAGAATTTCCAGATGTGTTTAGTTTATAAAAGTTTACCCTGCACTGTGTGTATAAGCCCATAACACTAGTCACACACTAACAGAACAAGTACAATACAAATTcaaatgtttgtggatgtggacacagagagagagagagagagagagagagagagagatccccATTTCCTGCTCTAATAATGTCTACACTTCTCACAAGACTTTACACTTCAACActtctgtgtgagtttgatggtAGCCCTGAGAGCATTAGTAAAGTCAGGTACACTGATGTTGCATGAGATACTGAAGCTATTGGATGGagatccatcactccagagaacacagctccactgctccacagcccagtgcctaagggctttatacccctctaacccacacttggcattgagcatgtgtTTTTCTACAGAAGTTAAATAAGCTGTCCACAATGTATGCTTTAAAGGATCCTGAACTCTCTATTAAAGGGTGTGTAAAAACTTTTGGACCTATAGTGTTTTatgtctgtaaaattacatttactctGATATGTAATAAATGCAGACTTACCTGCTGAGGATCTCCTAGAactccctctcttttttatAGATGGAAACTGGACACCTCTGCTTTGGTTGGAGAGGATTTTTTGCACACGCTCCTGtccctaatctctctctctctctctctctctctctctctctctctctgtacaccTCTCCCTCTAAACCCGGTTAACTTGGATTcatctttctttcctctctacACTGCTTTCTGCCCCATTTACTGATGATTAAGCTGTCCAAAAGTTTTGgtcaaaaaatgttttgttttgtttttttgtgaaaataagTGGACACAGTCTTCTACAGGAaacaaatttgtttaaatatatttttatattttactgcaGAATGCTTTACACAAGCAGTGTTTTCTGTAAAGTCTTAAAATATGTCATATATCAAATATCAAGTTTCATTTTTGAATTTTGGATTTCCACCTTGAGTAGTGCATAAGTTTATTCCACTCTGAATGGTCCAGCAGTCTGTTCCAcattatttcacattaaatggAATTGCCctttttccacattaaatgaacCATCAgtgtgttccaccttaaataatgcagtaTTTTCTTAGAAAAAAAGTATTTACTTGTAGTTGCACAACGGTAGAAAGTAATTTTGCATCCGCAGTTAACCCTTTtctggtagtgaacacacacacacatgtgcactaGAGGCAATTAGCACACACatccagagcagcaggcagctaACCTAATGTCTAGTGTCTAAGTTGCTTGTCTCCGTGTCCAGCCGTGACATACAGCAgtttgttccacattaaaatatacattgcGTTCTACTGCTTTCTTTAAATAGCCAATTAGTTTGCTGCAGTTTCCACTGTAAATTGTGCTGCAGtatgttccacattaaatgactCAGCAGTTTGTGGCACCTTAATTGTTTGCAGTTAGCTCCAGCTTGAATGGTGCAACAGTTAGTACCACAGTCTGGCCCCTGAGGCCAGGGATTGGACAATCTGTATAAGCTAATGTCTGCTTTCAATTACTTTGCAGCAAAACCCTTTTGCATTATTTAAAGGggacgtctatgattgtggggaaatgcaaacgactgttgtttgtgtgtctgtaagttttagtcattgtttgaatgaccacagaaactcaagtttttagttttgtagcattgttgGTAATGCGGTTAGCCATCTCCCGagtttggaaacatttccacattaagtgattattaatgagagagagagagacaatgccTAGCATACTGTACTGAGacacagtgattttttttactcatttgtagacactggggctttgtaaacacattaaactatTTTTGAGCAcgcaaaaaaaaatcatgaacatcacctttaaggtggaacggataaAATTTGTCTGCAGCAATATATCACATTTCATATGTTGCATAATCTCATTCACCCTGCTCTTTATTCCACTGTAATTTCCAGTTTTACTGCAGAGACGGTTCCAGTCTTAATCCGATTACTGGGGGTTTAGAGGATGCGTCGGGGCCATACAGATGGACACATAAATCCTATCCTATGGTTTATGACATTGCGAAGTGAAAGGTAGATCAGATCAGAGTGTAGAACTCAAGACAGGACAATATGGCAATAGATATATGTTACTAGACgcctcaaaaaaacaaaacaaaaaaaacaacacctccTGTTCGCACAGAGGATTGGACTTTTGTAACAGAGCCCTCTCGTGGTGTGCCATGGTACTGCACTTAAACAAAAACCCTCTACAAGCGAGTTTTACCACGACctaccacaggtgtgagtgtctggaaGAGCGTGCGATTTCCTGTTATGGACTTGAGCCAAAGTGCTATAGTACAGTTCTAGTCTAAATTTCTTTTCCCATAGATATAGCCTTCTGTGAGAAATGCAGCTCTTTAATTGAAACCAGTGGCTTTGTAAAACTTGACACACCAAGAGAGAGCAGTAATTATATGAAAGAAATCAGACATGGCATCATTCAGCCAGGCAGAGTCCTACTGCTCACGTACACCAAGGTCCATTACCTACTGGCCAGGGTCAGCACACGTTTGCACTGGCCAGATGGGGTTCAACAGGGAGTGGTAAGACTTTAAACATTTTacttagggttttttttttttgtttgtttgtttttttttttttttggaaaatggGACAAGTTAAAAAGAGGTCATGCCTTTAGAAAACACTGGCCAACAGAATGAGACACTCTGAAGCAGCCTCATATGTGACTAATATCTCAATGTCCAGTGCGGagtgtcagctagaggagtATGGagcggtggaactgtgttccctggagcaccatccagtacTTTTAAGATGAGTTGgattggtgtttgtgatctagaactaatcatccaacatcagaacatgacttcactaatgtttgTGATTAAATGCTatcagatccccaaattaacgttccagtatctagtgtaaagcctttccagaagaatAGAGGCAGTTACTTAAATAAAACGCTCTTGTAAAAGTGTCTCTGGT encodes:
- the syt5a gene encoding synaptotagmin Va encodes the protein MRLVSVQQRGRRAAEPESEPAPAPPPPPPPPHHAHNFMNMKNKFFNELGHLPNHKIKLPMWAIGAIVVVVLALVGCFAFCIYKKCFGKKKAKKVRERKGGRRRRKKEGEGEEGTVKPEEGEEKEQESFGKLEYTLDYNFTENQLIVGVLQAQDLPAMDIGGTSDPYVKVYMLPDKKKKFETKVQRKNLCPVFNETFIFKIPFNDLAGQTLVLQVFDFDRFGKHDVIGEIKIPMNSIDLGQPIHEWRDLVGGEKEEQEKLGDICISLRYVPTSGKLTVCVMEAKNLKKMDVGGLSDPFVKVVLQHNGKRLKKKKTTVKQNTLNPYFNESFSFEIPFAQIQKIQVLITVYDYDKLGSNDAIGKCWIGYGASGVGLRHWSDMLANPRRPVAQWHTLQPEEEVDAALKAPIR